From Nitrososphaerales archaeon:
TGGTGATATCATAGCCACTGCACTTGATGCCAAACTTGATGTTGTAGTTCCAAGAAAGCTTGGGGCACCTTACAACCCCGAACTTGCTATAGGCGCTGTAATGCACGATGGTAGTTACTTTCTTAATACTGATGTAATAGCTATGCTCAATGTACCAAAGGAATACATAGATGCAGAGATAGCTTCTCAAATGAAGGAGATCGAGAGGCGATTAGTGCTATTCAGGAGCAGCAAAGAGTACGACCTTGGGGGCAAGACTGTGGTTGTTGTTGACGATGGTATTGCAACAGGCGCGACCATGTTTGCCGCAATCCAATGGGTAAAGGAGCAGAAACCCAAGAAATTGATTGTGGCAGTGCCTGTAGGTCCAATAGATACAATAGATAGACTAAGACAAGTGGTGGATGAGGTAATAGTCATTTCATCACCAATATTCTTTGGAGCTGTTGGAGAATTTTATCAGGACTTTACACAGGTTAGTGACAGTCAGGTGCAAGAAATAATGAGAAAGCATGGACATAAAGTCTAGTGGTTAGTAATATTGCGCGAATTTAATCAGTGTAACAACAAGGTTCGAAAATGCAAATAACAGGCTGTAAAGGGCAATACATGGTAAATACAAGATCCTGTTAGCTGTGTGATTGGCATGAAATTTGGAATATTTGTTCACCCGAAAAGGCCTAAGATGCAGGTAAGAAATATACGAAAAGTACTTGCGGATGCGGGAGCATCATATTCTAAAAGTGAACCAGATATTGCTGTTGTGGTAGGAGGTGATGGTACTTTCGGTTACTATGGAAGAACCCTCTCCATTCCGATGCTCTTTGTTGGTGTAAGAGACCCAAATATTTTGGGAAGCAAGTCAGTGCTTGCAGAAATTAACTTCGATCAGTTGAGGAAGATTTTGAGAGATATTAAAAATGGTAAGTATAGAATCGATGAAAGTAGAATGCTTGCTGTAAAGTTCAAAGGTAGTGTAACAAATGTGTTGACAGATGTTTATCTGGAGAGAGGGATCATGTCAGGTTGCCTAAGGTACAGAGTTTCGATCAGAGGCTCTGGATTTCTCTTTAATGATTATGCTATAGGAAATGGTGTAATCGTAAGTACATCGTTTGGAGCGGCAGGTTATTACTCCTATCCAGATAGAATGAAAAATAGTAAAAGTGTTGACATGTATGGTGATGATAAAATTGGTATATGTCACATCATCCCATCATTTCTCATTCGAGAGAGAGATGAGAGGAAAGTGCATGCTAGCATTAGGTACACGGTTCCGTCTAAATCAATTATCAAGATCAAGCTAGCTAGAGAGGCTGATGCACGCCTATATGGTACGACGACGAGTTCTAAAGGAATAGCGATCAAATTTGGTGACGAGGTAACGGTTACACAGTCCAGTAAAACTGCAAAAATAGTTAGGTTAAAATAAGTAAGGACGAAATTTTTGTGCCTGCTGTTGCTCCTTGCAATGCCTGACATATTGTTTCAACGTACTTTGCTATTTTCTAATATTCTTCGAGTAAGACATACTGTCCTATTCTATACCATTATTATCAGCAATGGTAATCGTGTGCTGCTCTTATTACCTACCTACCATAAGATGTATGTGAGACGTGATGCTAATAAGAATTGAAAAAAGGTCAGGTAGAATTGAGGATTTTAATGAAGATAAAATAGTCAGATCAATTACCAGAGCAGGCGCAAAGCCAGCTGTCGCTAAAGAAGTTCTTGGTACAGTGAAACAACGTATAGAAGATGAAGGTAAATCACTAATTAAGACTTCTATCTTGAAGGAGTACGTAAAGGATGAATTGGAAAAAGTTAATCCAAATGTGTCAAGGACCTACTGGGAATATATCAAACCGCTGCAGATGATGAGAACGAAGCAGGCGAAGGCTATTAGAGATAGGCAAGCGAAGATCAGAAGTAAGAAGACTGCACAGTATGATAAGCCCAAGTAATTTAGATAGGAAATGAAAGATGGTAAGAGTGAAACAACAGTTAGATGTGTTTTGTGCAAGAAGGGTAGGATAGTAACCGATCCCTCAACTTTTGAACAAGTATGTGTTCACTGTGGTTTCGTGGTTTCTGTAACAAGAGAAACTTTGGAACCGGAGTGGAGAAAATTAGGGGGTATATCCAAAAGAAGGATTGGACCCCCTGTTACGCTTGCAAAAACCAATAAAGGGTTATCCACATATGCAGGCAAAATCTATAGAGAGGCAGCTAGAGTTACTGCAGTAGATCGAAAGGCGGGTGAAAAAATTAGGAAATTGCAAAGGGGAATGTTATATTACAAGTCCAAGGATCGAAGCCTTGCTAAAGCCTTTGGCCTATTATCCAGAGTAATAGACAAGATGCAACTACCGCGAGCAGTAAGCGAGGATGCCGCATACATATACAGGAAGGCAGCGGCAAGGAGGCTCATTAAAGGCAGGACCATAAAAGCTATGATATGTGCCTCGATCTATGCAGCGTGCAGAGATCTAAATATACCTAGAACGATAGAAGATATTTCAAAGTATTGTGGGGTAAACAAAGAGCGGGTAGCGAGGTATTATAGACTTATCATCC
This genomic window contains:
- a CDS encoding phosphoribosyltransferase family protein, whose translation is MQLIFHDRAEAARMLAEKMEWLRKEKPVILAIPRGGIVTGDIIATALDAKLDVVVPRKLGAPYNPELAIGAVMHDGSYFLNTDVIAMLNVPKEYIDAEIASQMKEIERRLVLFRSSKEYDLGGKTVVVVDDGIATGATMFAAIQWVKEQKPKKLIVAVPVGPIDTIDRLRQVVDEVIVISSPIFFGAVGEFYQDFTQVSDSQVQEIMRKHGHKV
- a CDS encoding ATP cone domain-containing protein; the encoded protein is MLIRIEKRSGRIEDFNEDKIVRSITRAGAKPAVAKEVLGTVKQRIEDEGKSLIKTSILKEYVKDELEKVNPNVSRTYWEYIKPLQMMRTKQAKAIRDRQAKIRSKKTAQYDKPK
- the tfb gene encoding transcription initiation factor IIB (stabilizes TBP binding to an archaeal box-A promoter; responsible for recruiting RNA polymerase II to the pre-initiation complex), yielding MKDGKSETTVRCVLCKKGRIVTDPSTFEQVCVHCGFVVSVTRETLEPEWRKLGGISKRRIGPPVTLAKTNKGLSTYAGKIYREAARVTAVDRKAGEKIRKLQRGMLYYKSKDRSLAKAFGLLSRVIDKMQLPRAVSEDAAYIYRKAAARRLIKGRTIKAMICASIYAACRDLNIPRTIEDISKYCGVNKERVARYYRLIIQQLGFEAEAVDPARALPTIATKLEVSELTSRKALNLIRKAQERSIAVGKNPKVLAAAALYVASQLTHEKRKLREVTKAAGVSDVTLRNRSKELKGLINVL